The segment GTCGGGGATCTTAGCCGTCTCTGCGAATCCTATTGGATAGAAACCCCAACAGCAATAGTAAGTATCTTCTTCAGCAACTGGTGGTGGAGATGGAACTTTCACCGCCTGGAAAGCTCTCCTACAGCTCTTAGTTTGACATTTAAGCACGCTTTCCTCGTACATGTCGGGATACTCGAAAAGCACGAAGCAGTAAGGACAAGTCGTCCAGAAACTTGGAACCTTCGGGTGAGAATCTGAACTTGGAGTCTGTTCAGTATGTTGGGTTTGGTTAGTGACCCCCGTAGGCTGAGGAGGAGAAGGATTAGTAGAGGCCACTGGAATTGGAGAGGGAGTAGTGGAGACAGCTGGAACCGGAGGTGGAGTAGTAGAGACCGGAGGTTGATGGAATGATTGAGTTGAACTGAAGATAGGAGACAGTGTAGAGGGCCCACCAGAGGCTTCAGGTGGCTGTGATTGAAATGCCTGTTGTGGCGGCTGAGTCACCATCATTGGCTTAGACGTTGAAGGCTGCTGAGATACCGGCAATGGCTTAGAAGCTGTGGTTGGCTGAGATACCATAAATGGATTGGATGATGTCGGCGGTGGCTGTGGCTGAGGCTGAGATACTGGGATTGGCCTAGAGGTCGGTGGTTGCTGAGATACCCGAAATGGGTTAGATGATGTCTGTTGTGGCTGAGATACTGGCGATGCCTTAGCGTTTTGTGGTGGCTGTGAAGCTGGAAATGGGTTAGAAGTCCGCGGCGGCTCAGACACCGGAAAGGGGTTAGAGTTCAATGATCGTTGAGACACAGCAGATGGCTTAGAGTTCGTTGGTGGCTGAGACGCAGCAAAAGGCTTAGACTTTTGTGATGACTGAGACCCAGAGAAGGGCTTAGAGGCAGCAAAAGGCCTCGGTGCCTACATGAAAAAACAATACTTTAATTCATATACATAAAAGATGTGTCTACATTACTAAAGGTTTCTTTTTTATACCTCACGAAGACCAGTCCCTGCAAGAGGGTTAGAAGATGGCTGAGACATCGGGAATAGCTTAGAAGAGACAGGCTGCGGTTTAGACACCGAATGTGTCTGAGCCGAGCGGTTTGGCTGAGACACAGAAGGTTGATCAGAAACCAAAGACAGCAGCGAGAGCTGAGCAGCTTGATTGGACCTAGGAGGCTGAAACTGACCAGAGGATTGCAAAGCTATAGGCTCAGACGTTGGAGTAGGTTTAGACGACCAAGTGAGATCAGTTGAAGGAGGAGGCGCCCTTTGAGACGACGCCTCCTCATAAGACCTACCACTAGAAGACCGTTCTTGATCATGAAAACGCCGACTAGGCTGCACCCTTTCCGTCGCAGTGTTCAAGTTGATAGACCTCTCTTCCTCAACAGGAAGTCTCCAGTCTCTACCGCTACTACTACTCGAACCACCACTCCTAATCATCTCACTCTCGT is part of the Brassica rapa cultivar Chiifu-401-42 chromosome A09, CAAS_Brap_v3.01, whole genome shotgun sequence genome and harbors:
- the LOC103838353 gene encoding pollen-specific leucine-rich repeat extensin-like protein 1 translates to MMSGGGNGGGGEGGDAERWLMTAQKLLLSGDLNGSKTYAIRACEADHSLVDPAELILAVADTLLAGESRIRADLPDWYAVLRLVRLTHNPELVATQYSRLAVLLNPSRNRFPYSDQAFRLISDAWYVLSDPSRKALYDREVHLSQFGQLGQLGFQLLNQPPQSPQHQDESPQHQTVSYQSQQLPFQLHQHSHFAQPQQVMQSQPLQQFGHESEMIRSGGSSSSSGRDWRLPVEEERSINLNTATERVQPSRRFHDQERSSSGRSYEEASSQRAPPPSTDLTWSSKPTPTSEPIALQSSGQFQPPRSNQAAQLSLLSLVSDQPSVSQPNRSAQTHSVSKPQPVSSKLFPMSQPSSNPLAGTGLREAPRPFAASKPFSGSQSSQKSKPFAASQPPTNSKPSAVSQRSLNSNPFPVSEPPRTSNPFPASQPPQNAKASPVSQPQQTSSNPFRVSQQPPTSRPIPVSQPQPQPPPTSSNPFMVSQPTTASKPLPVSQQPSTSKPMMVTQPPQQAFQSQPPEASGGPSTLSPIFSSTQSFHQPPVSTTPPPVPAVSTTPSPIPVASTNPSPPQPTGVTNQTQHTEQTPSSDSHPKVPSFWTTCPYCFVLFEYPDMYEESVLKCQTKSCRRAFQAVKVPSPPPVAEEDTYYCCWGFYPIGFAETAKIPDLPRGFPVYDIPRTAPKKASRKVYYNEDEDDDEYIDSDPSEDDDDDDDDWHMNGTKRRKNVKQSKQKASTKPRLGKPRKVIVVD